The DNA segment TTTTAAAATGGAATCACAACCTAAAccacacacaatcggcaagtgtaccggtcgtaGTGTAGTGTAGATGGTAAgaccggatatcaatccgtggacacTGTATGCAAACTTTAGATACTAAACCTCTATCGAGTAAATAGTCAACTTTTGGATTTGTTTTGAAATATATTGTAATAATAACTAAATGAAATAAACAGAACGTACgaaacaaagcaaacaaacgaggCAAGAATACGAGCAAACtgtgatcaaatatatatgaGATAAAGACTACCTAGGCATAgaatccctagaatcatgcaatgctacTGTGACAGTGATAACGGTTAAATATCTATTTCCCTCAATTGACCCCTCGCTAGAGATGTCCCAAGTGAGAAAGCAAGActaaatgtgaagtgctagaacggaccggctcgagctatcgataccaaatcctacgaaaaTAGAACCCTTTTGACCTCAGAAACAGTGATGTTGAGAGAGGATCCCAAAATCGCAAAGCAAACCTAACTTAGATAACCGAAAtcctaggaaaccctaattacgatgcaataaacgagcccgagctatcggtcacccaatctacacaccaataattagctaataacctagctcaccctaatcgtctttcgagtcacaagatgaggatgcaCGTTTTAGTAAAtcaattttaattattagttGAATTGGTTAATTTCTCAACATAATACTCAAACCGAAAACCCTAAGATCAACGATTCAAATTAAACTCTAAGTCTAGGGGGAATTTCTTcgtgcctaaaccgctgaattCATCAACCAAAAATCAATCAAAACAcaccaacatgcaatatcaagattAATATCAAAGACaagttatgtaaatcacatcaaataaccGAAATCAAGTCATAAACGCATTACAATCAACTAGTTCATCAAAACCTAGGTAGTTGTGAAGTTTAGCTACTCATAATATTCAAGAATTCAACAATACAAAGTCTGAAACAAACTGAAATCATAGTTCAAAGCGAAAAGAAACCGAAAAACCAATGTTTAACGAACCTGATACGCTCCAAACTCGAACCGAAAGCTTCCAAGACCTTTGCACAGCTTCAAGATGCTCCAAAATCGCCCCAATATGCTCCAATGCCGTCTGGTTGCCGAATGATCAAACCCTAATCGGCTGCCttggttttataattttttttgcgAAATAAGAcaaccttacggaccgtatggttaaaggcttgcggtccgtaagggactaGGGCAATCCGGGTGCGCGCctcctccttgcggaccgtaaagaccaggtcttacggtccgtaaagggtcctGTAcaacattattttatttttttcttgcTTTTCCGACACGTCTTTCCGTGTTCCTTTCGCTGCACCATTTTCCTTCCATTTTCACCGCGAAATTGGCAGGTTCATCATCAATTCCTGCAAATCCATAATTTAAACAATTAAGTATCCAAATCGCGAGAAAATCACTTCCAAAATCATCAGAATGTAAGGAATTCGATACAAaaaatatgtgtaattataaacatatcaagtacctcttcaagacatagaggtaaatgaaaaactgaaattcatagagaaacccttacaaatagaagataagaaattcaagtttctcaaacacaagcgactagtactggtgaaagtcaaatgaaattcaaagagaggaccagaatatacttgggaactggagtcagaaatgaagcggaaataccctcatctatttcaatgaatctcgaggacgagatttttcttaaggtagggaggatgtaacaactctcattaaaatttataattagaatgataattagtcaataagggaaccctaattgagacacccaagtaattctgcactaaccctaaaatttccggaataatcggaatcaggatcagggcccctaaaactcaagggggtaaaccctaattgataattatcaacaaaaATTGCGTTGTACATACTAACACTGAATTTAAAAGTGAGTCATACAAGCTAGTCCCGTAGCCAGCAAGTCTACATAAATAgactgcaccccttacggaccgtaaggggaaatgcCATACGGTCGTAAGAGTGTCCCaaaattcactataaatagccgaccttggcagtagcttttagaagttgaaacgacgtcCCAACTTTCTGTATACGTCGAATTAGCACAGaaatactacaattaaacacacactgcactcgaatcgctgccgcaaaacagggtaattactcgatcgctattacgattcattttccgagatcaatatatccaaagaatgtttaagtgccgcccacattgggttatactttgtcattcgtcgttaaatcgatgaatgtttaagtattgcactttgtcgttcattgtgagaatttgatttcgtgagttatcgtgactgctgtattgatcactaacccagttttgtgtgcattattattgaaattaggttaaccaggctaaatcatattctgtctgtgttaaatctgcaatgtgagtcattctctttttatcaactgttttacaatactccaaattattttcaaagttataattacagtgattaagtttatgtaatcaccaaattacagccagtatgtggggtattatgtacattactacagttttaatcacattaggtgggcgaacctaaaattaagtgatatacgtcattcattggggcagccaatggtgatatgaccacagtcacagatccggtcaagtgacaaatactgtgggtagttggtagataataaacatatgtaaaaactcttaatactgtgaattataacaaatgtgtcgtttcagtaaactgaatgattcactcagtatttccccgctcacaaaacctttttcaaacatgtttcaggtgatctattgtaattcaggaaaagtgctgggaagcagtgcaggcttaaaatagtggctcattataaaataaagaaatacgTTTCGTAAAAATAAGGATTTCTCAGTAAaaccttattattgtaaattatcggggttttatcccgaattgtgaaataaaataatcgggaaaagtttttagctttaaaacgatcctggcGATAAATAAACTTCCGCTGCTAAATAAAATCACATAATtaaaatatcacgggatttctgtcccgcggctcctgaaacgggtcaaaccgggtcggggccgTGACAcctgggttgggtacaaacgcccaagtcaccaccccgggtgggtttgggtttcggcgtggccccttgggcgggggtttcagctcgggcgttgggcggggctatcaagatgacatggcaggatctcattggccaagagaagtagccgttggccaacggctatatgtaaaaaaaaattaatttttcacTAACAAACTCACACTTCTATTCATTTTTTTACCAAAATTATTCCGcctcttctataatcatctctatcttatttaaaaaaaaaaacatccaaccacaatacgaaaaatgaatcttcataatcgtggttttgacccgaaTAATCCGTGGGCATTACAAGAAACACCTAGCCCACCATCCAATCGTCCAATTGCTCCCTTTTTAATACACTACCCTATGCCGGATATGGCTGGTTACGCATCGTTTCTCTCGAATCGTTTGTATACTAACTTCCCTCACACCGACGATTCTATACCTAGCCCGATTCCACAAACGCCCATCAACCTTTCACAAACACCCATCAACCTTTCCCATACCGAAACTCAACCCCCCATCGATGGTCCTTCCGCATCCAAACCCATCGGATGCACGCGATCAATAGTTGGAGGACTATATGAAATATCTAGCCCAGTCCATCGATCACCTATCAAGTGAAGAGTTTGAACTAATATTGGAGACGAGAGAAGAGAGAGAAAAAATATTAGGGTGAAGGGGGCACCCCTAATGAGGTGAGGGGAAACTTTTTTTAACCCAATCATACGTTGCCATGTCATTTCCCCTCTATAACTTCCCTCTTGTCCAAAAACGTACGGGGTGCACCCCTCTTAGGGGaattgttttttattaaaaaaaaaaaatttttgattggttgaaaatgcGGGTGGCCCCACCATCTCCTCTCTCCTTCTTCGGTGAACACTCTCCTCACACCCTCCCCGATTTGCCTCCCCTCTTGGATGGCGGCACCTTCCCGCACGGCAAAAATGGTCCCCGAATGGAGTCCCCGAGGGTGCCCCGTGCACCCTTACAAACAGTAgaaattttttatgtaattttctttatttaaaagacattattaaaaaatttaaatttgtttataaaaaaatataaatatggaGGTTTGGGctggccacgccccaaacccccgctCCATTATACCGTCTTTAATGTGGATTAGCTCAGCGAAACCCAACCAAGTCACGCATCGGGCCACGCCTTCAACCCCccaccccaccataccccacgttCTAAAATATGTATAAAAAAGGGAACCTTGTTTGACTATGTGTTAAACTTGGTCCCAACACCGGAACCACACTTCACATCTCGGTGGCTGAAATTCCTAGGCATGAACCAATTGCCCTTTTCAACTCCCTATTAACCACCCCCTCCAATAGCGCGTGTGGAGATCCTACCGTGCTCATTGCTCAACGTCACCGCCGTCACAAGTCACCATCCAACACGTAACTCTCACGTTTTTAATTAGCGCGTAAGGGAATAGATCCACTGGATCCCACAGAGTCATTTCATAGATCATAGATGAAATATTATCTTGTACTCAACAACACAACACATGTGAAGAAGTACTCGGGCTTTATCAGGTAAAAAATATGATGTATCAAGGGGATAAATCACATTTAAGATGCATTAGgctgtaaggagtggttaaacactttgaagtggcaaaccaaaaaaccgatcAATCAGAGTGCGCCATGAATcagtcaaaagtgtttaaactttggtgaaaagtgttgccaatggtttaaacacttggtgaagtaaactatttttttttaaaaaaggaaaaaattgtgattggttgagataggaATGGGCCCCACCCACAATATCCCCTCTCTCTCTCACTGCCCTCACTCTCTCATGTTCCCGATCGGCAATATGTCACCGAGCGACAAACAAACCGACGCGGCAAAGGGGTTGGCGGCGATGTTGCCGCGCGTCAAACCACTTTGCCACTTCCCTTTGCTGCACCACACCGTATACCCTTATaggatttttttaataaaattaattttCTAATCATGGTTTAAAAAAACAGCTCAGGCGTGCACCTTAATGCGAGGCGCCCAAAAAGCAAGTTTGAGGCGACACCTCAGGGAGGTTATTTGTACATACACCTCAGCTCGCCTCATAGGTATGAGGTGCTAAAAAAAGCTGGCCTCATGACGTCTCGGAGGATTTTGAAGTTTTTTTACTTTTTCTCTCAGTTTcaaacatttttatgtgtttttttatatatttttgatgaATCTAATGATAAAATTAGTTAGTATTTTCTATTTTATGAaacatattattattttttatctaTATTCTAATTTCGTCTCAGGTCTACACCTTGGTTCGTCTTGTGAGACGAAGAGAAAACACCTCGAAGCACGATTCCATACTTTTTAACCTTGTTTCTAATGACAAGAAAATTAGTTAACTTCATTTTGATTTCTTCTAAAGTTTAATCTTTATGATTAATTAATGAGTGCATAAGCGTTTTTTAACTCAATGGAACATGTCGTTTAACCATATATATTAAGCCAACGTAAGGCTAGCTCACTTGATAGAGGATCTTGCCTTTTAGTAGGAGTTCTTGGGTTTAATCCCAAGCAACAAATAGTTTAGAATTTATTTGGTGTCATTTAGGAGAATGTAAGCATTGTCATCacaaaaaaactatatatattaatgTAATTACATTATTTTTTAAACCATTTGTAACATTTTAAATATTTAGGTTACTAACtttgaaacaaaaaaaatatatatgtttgaaCCAGCAAACTGGTAAAAACGAATCCTTAAACTACACAAACGGCCGGTCTGATCATCCTACCCAATTTGCCTGGTTTAGTTGTTGTTCCATGAAACGTAACTAGCAGTACGATctacatttttatacaaaaccgACGAATTGAATTGTGAACACCCTACATCTACTTGGATCAACAATGACAACTACTTAGGGCTATGAATAGCATGCAACCTGTAAACTTTAAACAAAATATAATTGTCTTTATATAAAAAAGACGTCATTTGTAATAACACTATTGATTTTAAACGGTGTGTTTAAAAAATAAGGGttacaaaataaataatagagttaaatgccattttagtccatgtggtttgtgtcattttgtcagtttagtccaaaggtttcattttttgtatgtgggtccaaaaatgtttcaccgTTATCATTTTAGttcacttggttaacttcatccatttttttatGTTAACAAGAAGAGCAATTCGgacattttatatgtaattttgttaactagaaggacaattcagccatacaaaatgaccgaattgcccttcttgttAAGAGAAAAATGAATGAatttaacctagtggactaaaatggcaatggtgaaacaTTTTTGGACTTTTTGGACCTAtaggcgaaaaatgaaacttttgtattaaactgacaaaatgaccaaAATCATAAGAAGTAAAATAGCATTTaattttatagaaaaaaaaaaaagaacaatgATAATATGTAAAAACAAAGGAAAAAAAGTAATGTTAGTGAACATAGAATATTCGTCATTAAACATTTTGCGTAACTTTAATCCCGAATATCGAAGAAGATGACCTAATATGATATTTTTAATCAATGGATGCATACTAGATGTGCACAATGGAGAAACACCAAAAGAGGtgacataaataaaataaaaggtgAAGACATAATCCTATTATTATTTAGTGTCAAAATGTGAAATGTGTGGTTTAAGGAAGAGATAAATATATAAAAGGTCGCCTACATCAAGTCTTTTAGCTAGATAAAAATGAAAGAGCACATATGCCAcactataaaaaaaaaaaaaaaaaagtcatcacatttagaaaaaaaataataataataaatgtatatgtatatgtgtgtgtatatataatctTTTCGTCTTCTTTACATTTCAgtcaccccctctctctctcttgaagATATTTTTCTCTCTTGAAATGGAGAATTCTCCGGCGACCCATCACCCATCGCCGCCGCCAACTCCGGTCACAATCTCCGACCCGAACAACCCATACCCAACAACCTTCGTTCAAGCCGACACCACTTCTTTCAAACAAGTAGTTCAAATGCTAACCGGATCATCCGAAACAGTCAAACAAGCCTCCACCACCACCCGACCCGacccaccacccaaaaacccgATCCCACCCATGAAAACCGGCCCAAACAAAAAACCCTCAAAGCTATACGAACGAAGAAACAGTTTAAAAAACTTCAAGATCAGCCCGTTGGTCCCCGGTTTCGCAAACCCCAGTGGgacattttcacaaacacttgGTGGGTGTTCTGGGTCTCCCCGGAATTATAATCCGGTGGAGATTTTGTCGCCGAGTTTGCTTGATTTTCCGAAACTGGTGCTGAGTCCGGTGACACCGCTTACTTTTGATCCGTTTAACCGGTCGCCGGTGACTGATGGGAGCCCGAATTTGGACGTTGGGGCTGAGGAAAAAGCGATTGCGGAAAAAGGGTTTTATTTGCATCCGTCGCCGGTGAGTACTCCGAGGAGAGAGGCTGAGCCGCAATTGTTGACGTTGTTTCCGTTGACTTCGCCGAGAGTTCTTGATGTTGAGTGATGGATGGTActttttgttgtgttttgttgtacattagttttaagttttaaccttagttattttattaataatgATATGATGATTTTAATTTTAATTGGATGTTACATTGTTACTATGgatagttatttttttttattatttttgttgtttaatgttttatttaaatttaaatttagagTTGACAATGAGGTTTCGAATATCCAAATTAACATTTGGTAGAAACGTAGGTGACACATGACAATGAAAACGAATATCTTGTTTTTCAACCATTTTCCAATGTGATTATTAACTCACATACCTTTAATTTTATCCAACTCTTATATTATACATCGTTTATCGAGTTGAAAAGTCTATCCGTCAAAAACTTAGTTTTATCTTAACAAATGACTAAAATATAGCAATGTTAAGGAATAAGAAAAGAACTTGGTCGGTATTGAGTAGAAGTTAGTGATTAGAAACTTGaatttcactttttttttttggtgtgagATTAGTTTAAAAAAATTACGAGTTTAAAACGACAGGACGTATATGGTGTTAAGCGATATGCACATGATTGCTTGATACACGCCAAAAATGCATTTATTAACATAAtaatatataatcttgtaaatGACAATAAATAGCATATTAAAATTGTAGAACTATTAAAAATCTAGTTAAATATTTTGTATTTAAAGTTGGTTTTAAGGAGTGTTTAAGATGAAATTTAAAGTACTAGGCTACCAaacaaataattttaataatataagtCGATAAACGTGTATACCTGATAATATACACATGTATATAGCTGATATAAGGCGTTCtacgattatactatataaaTGACATAATATGTTATATTTTAACTAAATAATGTGTGATTTTGTACTTGACAAAAACTCTTTAAATTCATTAAAAAAGATAGAAAAAAATGTAATATTtttgttaattaattaatatggtatagattaaaatatatttacaagaGTAAAAAGTCAAGCTTGTTAGTGTAATTAGATGGGTTGGATGTCGTGAAAAATGTGAGAGCTGTCACTTGACAGAGAAATTGTAAAGAAATGGTTGTCGAATCTTGACTCTTTTGATGACGAAGGAGATGCCAGGACAAAAGTGCCCACTATTTGCTTCTCTTGCTTGTGATCTAGAAAATATAACTTATTTTAACTTATCTTAAATATACAACATTTCTTTATACATTATAATATGAATATGAATTATTCTATCATAAAGTATGCAGATATGTATTTTAAAATCTATTATAAAGTTTTAGTCTAGATCGAAAAAcactatttttattattccaaTTTGATGGATGTTATTTAACGCTATTTAATATATGTTTTCAAACCGATAATATAGGTATGAGAGAAACATAATAATTTGTTATATAGCTGGGGCTCATTCTACATTCACTAATGTTATAAGAAAATAGCATTAACACTGGTATTTGGGTTTTCCAAAGGGTGATTTAcacataattaaactaaaatttatTTTAGTTGTTACACATAAAACAGACAGTTATGTAACTATTTCATAAACTTTCTTTTCTCTCTCGTAGAATCAAGATGACACTCTATACAAGTGTGTCATATGATATTCGTGATTATTTACTTAAAGTTTGTTATGCATCGAACGTGTCTAGATTAATGTATATATAAGAGATCTTATATCATGTATGTTAAGAAAATGAAATGATGCTATGgacatatttttatttataaagcAACCCTTTTTTCTAATTTTGAATTGTTGTACTTTTGATTTTTGTTATTTGTAATgactaattaaataattatctATATGTTTGCTAACTAAGGGTGGTGAGAGCTCAAATCTTCGTATGATAAAAAAAAAGtcaatatacatacatacacaccgTCACCCATTACTTATATGAGCAAGGATTAACAAATATGATCGAGCACTATATTTTTGACTGATAAACAATTGCGACAATTGCATTAAATTGACATTCGTATTAATATATGATATATCATATCAAGTGGACTAATATAAAAGACGTATTTAATACGATTATAAGGATTTAATTAAACATgtgattattattaaacaaaataattgagtattagttttttttttttttttttttttttttgggcgtCTTTATCTCTATATTGTTtcattattaaataaataaaacaaaatagtTTTCCATAAAAGAAAATGTTAGGAGAGGAGAGTAGAAAGTTTATGAACCTTTAAGTATGAAACATGTTGAATTGGAGTGCAAGGGATAACAAAGTCACGGATGCATTTTAGGATTGCTTTACTTTAATATCTAGCATGAAAAATCATGGAATCAACTTTGTTTATTTTTAGGATAAATTAcagttttcgtcctttatgtttgtaccgtaTTGCAATGGATGacatttaacttcaataattacaaccacagtcctttatttggaaaactcattacaccctaggtcctttaacactaactaggttaaaattttaagttaagtCTTATCAGTCAAGAGTAGTTTAGTCATTTTATCAACTAAATtaaagaaaagattaaaaacccaCTTATGTCTTACTTTTTTACATTATTTCACTCCTCATTTTTTtcttcaccatcaccaccaccaccaccaaatttGCCGCCACCACCGAATTCGCCGCCACCAACACCAGATCCGTTACACCACGGCCTCCATCTAGTTCGTGACTTAACCACCACACTCCATCTAGCTCTTAGCCTCGTACTCAATATTCAACCAAATCCTCAAATAAAAACACCACTATAAAAAACTAAATAGGTAGCTCCAGGATGACAATATGTATATTAACTTCTGTAATTTCAAAGATCACAATCACTTTTGTAATTTCAAAGATTACAAAACATGACTAAAAAgtcaacaacaaacaatcaacACTTCAATCAACCATAACCataatttcaaaaacgatggACTAAAAAGTCAACAACAAACAATCGAAATCATTCCAAATATCAAAGTAAAGTATGAGCGAACTGAATTTACCAGATGGATACTCAGAGAAGTTTGAAGAGTTCGAAGGGATGTTTCCACTCACTTCACCATCGATCGAAGACAGAAGATGAAGGGATTatgtgtcacagcccccgatcctaatccccgggaacgggcgaccgcgagccagtttcggtggtatcacgttattgtctaatttggcagcggaaattttcatcaggaccgtagttaggaaatatgttatcagagtaaaccaccacattttataacattaaacatatgggtaaaacccaagttttcagtatacacacttttataggaataaatcatattttatttaacaaaacatctattttattcttaggtaactttattgccacttttccaagccttcagtgctgtccagctggcttctatttggctttcacattttgttacctgaaacgcgttttaaaaacattttgtcagtggaaaatactggtgagtgaatcccagtttaatcaagtttaagtaaaaccatttcatagtgtacagtattgagggcgatctcgcaattacatttgtttcaaagttataccaattatcacccgtcggtactgtcagacctgacttgtggaaatgttactccttgaccaggtggtaacaaattttgtatacaaaaccccaacatacccacgataattgtattcttacaaatactcaataactgtttttcgcatggaaaggtatttaaggttttgtaaaaacaattaacaaaaggtttacaaaaagtggatcaactcacattgctgttttagggttttcagtaaggatttcctgggaataatctataaattacacaaatgcacgtgtgttagtataataacccattttaacattagcaatacccgccccgagacgacattccaatgactacgtcgggcagaaccacgacagccgttacggaaccctagatcaatcgggcagaatATCTAATACGTCTCAAgtggttataatacttacatcgtagcagaacctcgctatttatgggggtataatacccgtagATTATGCCTACTATCAGAATTTTGAGATTTAGAAAAGAAAATGAGCGATCGGAACTGAAGGCCGATgcccttcttatatagggctgaaatctggtccttacgcggcccgcgtaaaacaaaGACAAGGGTTACGTGGCCCGCGTCAACCCTGGTCAAACGTATAGCTGGGCTGAGTCGATGTGTAGGcctgccgggtgttgggccacgtggccgcaccgggctttgCCACAGTTTAGGCTCACGAGGCCCGCGTAAGTGTAAGCTTAAGTTTACGCGGCCCACCTAAActtaaaattctgatttctatttatttttaatactatttAATGTATTTGAGGCCCAttttcgcgtatggggtgtatttacagacatattaggatattttaaaatatattagggtgtcggaaaaattataagggtgtcggtttacgttagggttgttatattaTGGCGCCGCCGCCAGACAATAAATTAAAAGTGAAATTTCCAAAAGAAGAAGACGAATCAGACAAAATCAGTTACGACAGTGACGTTGGAGGATAACGATTAAGAATAACCCTTTTACTGTAGCAGATGGAGTGTGGCGGTTAAATCATGAACTAGATGGAGGCTGTGGTGTGATGGATCTGGTGTTGGTGGCGGCGGCAgatttggtggtgatggtgatgaagGTGAAGGAAGAAAGGGAAAGTGGAATCATGTAAAAAGGTAAAAGATAactgggtttttaattttttttctttaatttaattggtaaaatgactaaactacccttgATTGATCATATTTAACTTAAAATTTCAACCTAGTTAATGCTAAAGGACCAAAGGTGTAATGAgtttccaaataaaggactgtggttataattattaaagttaaaggtcatccattgtaATCCGTACAAAATAAAGGACGAAAACtgtaatttacccttatttttaTCATTTGAGTATATATTTTCGtacttatctttttttttttcattttgttaTATGCCTATATCATATTCTTGTATTGATTTTTAGACTTACTAGTTAGAACAATAAATCTACCTTTAAATAATATATGCAGGCCTGTAAATGAACTAAACGCACATGAATAGAGGCAcattcgtgtttgttcatttaactttaaccaacACGAATTTATAATCTAACAtgtttttttgttcatgtttgttcattaaaAATGGGCATATTCGTATTTGTTTATGGTCGTTTTTTAAAACTTAAACAAACAGTTCACAAATGTAAaccaacataaacaaacaaacttgaaCGGGCATAATTTAGCAAACATAaaacaacacaaatgaacataaatgaTCAAACATAAACGGACATAAAGTaacatttttatataaattattgATTAATTACGATAGGTTCCATTGGAAAGCCCAAATGtcaattagttatatttatacaAATAG comes from the Helianthus annuus cultivar XRQ/B chromosome 4, HanXRQr2.0-SUNRISE, whole genome shotgun sequence genome and includes:
- the LOC110937895 gene encoding VQ motif-containing protein 4; its protein translation is MENSPATHHPSPPPTPVTISDPNNPYPTTFVQADTTSFKQVVQMLTGSSETVKQASTTTRPDPPPKNPIPPMKTGPNKKPSKLYERRNSLKNFKISPLVPGFANPSGTFSQTLGGCSGSPRNYNPVEILSPSLLDFPKLVLSPVTPLTFDPFNRSPVTDGSPNLDVGAEEKAIAEKGFYLHPSPVSTPRREAEPQLLTLFPLTSPRVLDVE